A single window of Vibrio sp. HB236076 DNA harbors:
- the xseA gene encoding exodeoxyribonuclease VII large subunit: MRSALSTTQTNIFTVSRLNAEVRLLLENEMGIVWLLGEMSNLSTPVSGHWYFTLKDSRAQVKCAMFRGNNRRVSFKPQNGQQVLVKARLSLYEPRGDYQLIIESMQPEGDGRRQQEFDALKLKLASEGLFAQHLKTPLPEHPKCVGVITSKTGAALYDILDVLKRRDPTLPVVVYPTLVQGEGAAISIAQAIGAANDRNECDVLIVGRGGGSLEDLWCFNQEIVARTIVASQIPVISAVGHEIDVTIADFVADMRAPTPSAAAELVSRDQSHKAMQIVEKTRYLQHAFERYLSRRQYHLSQQRHRLEKHHPQHRLATQSQQLDDLDNRLNKALIRQLEQQQYRLQRLETKLMHLSPLNFIQRQQEKVARLEQRLHQAMTTYLRHQSHRLALQAEKLDAVSPLATLKRGYSITQSEDGKVITTQEQLKAGDVILTQLSDGQIYSEVKRMSKD; encoded by the coding sequence ATGAGATCAGCCTTGTCCACTACCCAAACCAATATTTTCACCGTCTCGCGTCTAAATGCTGAGGTGCGTTTACTACTCGAAAATGAAATGGGAATCGTCTGGTTACTTGGCGAAATGTCTAACTTATCCACTCCGGTCTCTGGCCATTGGTATTTCACTCTCAAAGACAGCCGAGCACAAGTCAAATGTGCCATGTTCCGTGGCAATAACCGCCGTGTCAGCTTTAAACCACAAAACGGACAACAAGTGCTGGTTAAAGCGCGTTTGTCTTTATACGAACCGCGTGGTGACTATCAGCTGATTATCGAGAGTATGCAGCCCGAGGGCGATGGTCGACGTCAGCAAGAATTTGACGCATTAAAACTCAAACTTGCCTCAGAAGGCCTTTTTGCCCAGCATCTTAAAACGCCCTTGCCAGAGCACCCCAAGTGCGTTGGGGTCATTACTTCAAAAACCGGCGCCGCGTTATACGATATTTTAGATGTACTCAAACGTCGTGATCCCACGCTGCCCGTGGTGGTGTATCCTACGTTAGTACAAGGCGAAGGCGCGGCGATCAGTATTGCACAAGCTATTGGCGCGGCCAATGATCGCAACGAATGCGATGTATTGATTGTCGGTCGCGGTGGAGGGTCACTGGAAGATCTGTGGTGTTTTAACCAAGAAATTGTTGCGAGAACCATTGTCGCAAGCCAAATTCCCGTGATCAGCGCCGTTGGTCACGAAATCGACGTCACGATCGCAGACTTTGTTGCCGATATGCGAGCGCCCACCCCATCGGCAGCCGCCGAACTGGTCAGTCGCGATCAAAGTCATAAAGCAATGCAAATTGTCGAAAAGACGCGTTATTTACAGCACGCCTTTGAACGCTACCTCAGCCGTCGCCAATACCATTTGAGCCAGCAACGGCATCGATTGGAAAAGCACCATCCGCAGCATCGACTTGCCACACAAAGTCAACAGCTCGACGATCTCGACAATCGCTTAAACAAAGCGCTGATCCGCCAACTCGAACAACAACAATATCGACTACAGCGCCTAGAGACCAAATTGATGCATTTGAGCCCTCTTAACTTTATTCAGCGTCAACAAGAGAAAGTGGCTCGACTCGAGCAGCGTTTGCATCAAGCGATGACGACCTACCTTAGACACCAAAGCCACCGCTTAGCTCTCCAAGCAGAAAAGCTCGATGCTGTCAGCCCATTGGCGACGTTAAAACGCGGCTATTCGATCACGCAAAGTGAAGATGGCAAGGTGATTACCACTCAAGAGCAACTAAAAGCCGGTGACGTGATCCTCACTCAGCTTTCTGACGGCCAAATCTACTCCGAAGTTAAGCGCATGAGCAAGGACTGA
- a CDS encoding zinc-ribbon domain-containing protein: MNTCPQCATKMQWQPIGHYCQTCRHYWQLQSNCPDCQAKLEKLQACGSLSYFCPDCQTLKSRKAIKPMWVRVSPCSCA; the protein is encoded by the coding sequence ATGAATACCTGCCCTCAATGCGCCACTAAAATGCAGTGGCAACCGATTGGTCATTACTGTCAAACCTGTCGCCATTATTGGCAATTACAATCGAATTGCCCAGATTGTCAGGCTAAATTAGAAAAACTGCAAGCATGCGGTTCGCTGAGTTATTTTTGCCCTGATTGCCAAACGCTCAAATCACGTAAAGCCATTAAACCTATGTGGGTTCGAGTCAGTCCTTGCTCATGCGCTTAA
- the ispG gene encoding flavodoxin-dependent (E)-4-hydroxy-3-methylbut-2-enyl-diphosphate synthase produces MQHESPIVRRKSTRIYVGNVPIGDGAPIAVQSMTNTRTTDVAATVAQIKSLENVGADIVRVSVPTMDAAEAFKQIKQQVSVPLVADIHFDYRIALQVAEYGVDCLRINPGNIGNESRIRSVVDCARDKNIPIRIGVNGGSLEKDLQMKYGEPTPEALVESAMRHVDILDRLNFDQFKVSVKASDVFLAVGSYRLLAQKIDQPLHLGITEAGGARAGAVKSSVGLGMLLAEGIGDTLRISLAANPVEEIKVGFDILKSLRIRSRGINFIACPSCSRQEFDVISTVNALEERLEDVLTPMDVSIIGCVVNGPGEAEVSHLGLAGSHKKSAFYDDGKRQKERFDNDDLVDKLEAKIRAKAAMMDSSNRIDVRIDDEINSTK; encoded by the coding sequence ATGCAACACGAATCTCCTATAGTAAGACGCAAATCGACTCGAATTTATGTCGGTAATGTTCCGATTGGTGATGGGGCGCCGATTGCTGTTCAATCGATGACCAACACCAGAACCACGGATGTGGCGGCGACCGTCGCACAAATTAAATCTCTTGAAAATGTCGGTGCCGACATTGTTCGTGTCTCAGTGCCGACCATGGACGCTGCTGAAGCGTTCAAACAAATCAAGCAACAGGTCTCGGTGCCTTTAGTCGCCGATATTCACTTTGACTACCGCATTGCACTTCAAGTGGCGGAGTATGGCGTAGACTGTTTGCGCATTAACCCGGGTAATATTGGCAACGAGAGCCGAATTCGCTCTGTGGTTGATTGTGCTCGCGATAAAAATATCCCAATTCGCATTGGGGTCAACGGCGGTTCTTTGGAAAAAGATCTGCAAATGAAGTACGGCGAGCCAACGCCAGAGGCCTTGGTTGAGTCGGCAATGCGTCATGTCGATATCCTCGATAGGCTCAATTTTGATCAATTTAAAGTGAGTGTTAAGGCTTCAGATGTCTTTTTGGCGGTGGGATCGTATCGTCTACTGGCACAAAAAATTGATCAGCCTCTGCACCTTGGTATTACCGAAGCGGGCGGGGCAAGAGCGGGCGCTGTGAAATCATCTGTCGGCCTTGGTATGTTATTGGCTGAAGGGATTGGCGACACCTTGCGAATCTCTCTTGCCGCCAACCCAGTCGAAGAGATCAAAGTCGGCTTTGACATTCTCAAATCACTGCGTATTCGCTCTCGCGGCATCAATTTTATTGCGTGTCCGAGTTGCTCTCGTCAAGAATTTGATGTTATCTCAACGGTCAATGCACTCGAAGAGCGTTTAGAAGATGTACTAACGCCGATGGATGTCTCAATCATCGGGTGTGTGGTAAACGGCCCAGGTGAAGCGGAAGTTTCGCATTTAGGCTTAGCTGGCAGCCATAAGAAAAGCGCTTTTTACGATGATGGAAAACGTCAAAAAGAGCGTTTTGACAATGATGACTTGGTCGATAAACTAGAAGCAAAAATTCGCGCCAAAGCGGCAATGATGGACAGTAGTAATCGCATTGATGTACGTATTGATGACGAAATAAACTCAACAAAATAA
- the rodZ gene encoding cytoskeleton protein RodZ, with translation MTTETEQKTESSHEGVTRADTGILLRQKRESLGLTKQQVADRLRLRVTVIEQIEANHYESQKVATFIRGYVRNYARLVGLDENQVLDSLSHFEHVQHKPQEMQSFSGKTKQAKHNSRIMWVTGIIFIIILGISSLWWLQNQQNNSLTENLNQAISEGTNLSALEPEVSEPVSPVSDLPAASDESSTEALTDTDAPAETSPASLPSTTVADNQGEPVAESAPIATADVAAVATQNAVSEPQAPVTVKSQNLVMDFSDDCWVQIKDASGKTLLVGLQEAGKQVDLSGEKPFQVVLGAPEAVNMTFASEPIDLSRYTAGKVARFTLP, from the coding sequence ATGACAACAGAAACAGAACAAAAAACAGAATCCTCCCACGAAGGGGTTACTCGTGCAGATACTGGCATTTTGTTGCGCCAAAAGCGCGAATCATTGGGGTTAACAAAGCAACAAGTTGCCGACCGGTTGAGATTGAGAGTGACCGTCATTGAACAAATCGAGGCCAATCACTACGAATCTCAAAAAGTGGCCACATTTATTCGCGGTTACGTGCGCAATTACGCTCGCTTGGTCGGGCTCGACGAAAACCAAGTGCTTGACTCTCTGTCTCACTTTGAGCACGTTCAGCATAAACCGCAAGAGATGCAAAGCTTTTCGGGTAAAACTAAGCAAGCGAAGCACAACAGCCGTATCATGTGGGTGACCGGGATCATTTTCATCATCATTTTAGGGATCTCGTCGCTGTGGTGGTTGCAAAATCAACAAAACAACAGTTTGACTGAGAATCTAAATCAGGCCATCAGCGAAGGGACAAACCTCTCGGCGCTAGAGCCGGAAGTGTCAGAACCCGTCAGCCCCGTGAGTGACCTGCCAGCGGCTTCTGACGAATCAAGCACCGAGGCGCTCACCGATACTGATGCGCCTGCAGAGACGTCGCCAGCAAGTCTCCCTTCTACAACGGTCGCCGATAACCAAGGCGAGCCGGTGGCCGAATCTGCCCCGATAGCGACGGCGGATGTCGCAGCCGTCGCCACTCAAAACGCAGTGTCTGAGCCACAAGCCCCAGTGACCGTCAAATCACAGAACTTAGTCATGGATTTTAGTGACGATTGCTGGGTACAAATTAAAGACGCCAGTGGTAAAACCTTGCTAGTCGGCTTACAAGAAGCGGGCAAGCAAGTCGATTTATCTGGAGAGAAGCCGTTTCAGGTCGTTTTAGGCGCGCCTGAAGCGGTAAACATGACATTTGCCAGTGAACCTATCGATCTTTCTCGTTATACTGCAGGGAAAGTCGCAAGATTCACCCTACCTTAG
- the ndk gene encoding nucleoside-diphosphate kinase → MAIERTFSIIKPDAVERNLVGEIYNRIEKAGLTIIAAKMVKLNEEQASGFYAEHEGKPFFEPLKEFMTSGPIMVQVLEGENAISRYRELMGKTNPEEAAAGTLRADYAVSMRLNSVHGSDSPESAEREIAFFFPDSEICPRG, encoded by the coding sequence ATGGCGATAGAAAGAACCTTTTCAATCATCAAGCCCGATGCGGTCGAAAGAAACCTCGTGGGCGAAATTTACAATCGCATCGAAAAAGCGGGACTGACCATCATTGCCGCGAAAATGGTGAAGCTAAACGAAGAACAAGCGAGCGGTTTTTATGCCGAGCATGAGGGCAAACCGTTTTTTGAACCATTGAAAGAGTTCATGACCTCTGGCCCTATTATGGTACAGGTCTTAGAAGGGGAAAATGCCATTAGCCGTTATCGTGAATTGATGGGCAAAACCAACCCTGAAGAAGCGGCAGCAGGAACACTGCGAGCTGATTACGCAGTGAGCATGAGATTAAACTCGGTACATGGCTCTGACAGCCCTGAGTCGGCTGAGCGCGAAATTGCGTTCTTTTTCCCGGATTCAGAAATTTGTCCCCGCGGATAA
- the hisS gene encoding histidine--tRNA ligase produces MAKTIQAIRGMNDCLPTQSPLWQKLENTVKSVISAYGYNEIRMPIVEATHLFSRAIGEVTDVVEKEMYTFDDRNGDSLTLRPEGTAGCVRAGIENGLLYNQEQRLWYMGPMFRHERPQKGRYRQFHQCGVEVFGLDGPDVDAELIMMTARIWRQLGIDKHVRLELNSIGSPEARAQYRDALIAFLEQHSEVLDEDAKRRMYTNPLRVLDTKNPDIQKVLVDAPELSDYLDEESKAHFAGLCELLDAAGIEYTVNQRLVRGLDYYNRTVFEWITESLGAQGTVCGGGRYDGLVEQLGGRATPGIGFAMGLERLVLMLETLELDEVRRSVDVYMVTAGEGTMMAGMKLAEQLREDVEGIRVMSHFGGGNFKKQFKRADKVGAVVALVLGENEVAQNTVVLKDLVGGEQTTYAQSEIAQRIRELI; encoded by the coding sequence GTGGCAAAAACAATTCAAGCAATTCGAGGTATGAATGACTGCCTCCCAACTCAATCCCCTTTGTGGCAAAAACTGGAAAACACCGTAAAAAGTGTTATCAGTGCTTACGGCTACAACGAAATTCGCATGCCTATTGTTGAGGCGACACATTTATTTAGCCGTGCTATCGGCGAAGTCACCGACGTGGTCGAAAAAGAAATGTACACCTTCGACGATCGCAATGGCGATAGCTTGACGTTGCGCCCGGAAGGTACGGCGGGTTGTGTGCGTGCAGGAATTGAAAATGGCTTGCTTTACAACCAAGAGCAACGCTTGTGGTACATGGGACCGATGTTCCGTCACGAGCGTCCGCAAAAAGGCCGTTACCGTCAATTCCACCAATGTGGTGTGGAAGTCTTTGGCCTGGATGGTCCTGATGTCGATGCTGAATTAATCATGATGACAGCGCGTATCTGGCGTCAGTTAGGCATTGATAAGCACGTGCGTCTAGAGTTGAACTCGATTGGATCTCCCGAGGCTCGCGCTCAATACCGCGACGCTTTAATTGCGTTTCTTGAGCAGCACAGTGAGGTGTTAGATGAAGATGCCAAGCGCCGTATGTACACGAACCCATTACGCGTATTAGACACAAAAAATCCCGATATTCAAAAGGTTTTGGTCGATGCACCAGAGCTAAGTGACTACCTCGACGAGGAGTCTAAAGCCCACTTTGCGGGTTTGTGTGAACTTCTCGACGCGGCAGGAATCGAATACACTGTCAATCAGCGTCTTGTTCGTGGTTTGGATTATTATAATCGCACGGTTTTTGAGTGGATCACGGAAAGCTTAGGCGCACAAGGTACGGTTTGTGGCGGTGGTCGCTATGATGGCCTTGTGGAGCAACTGGGCGGGCGTGCAACACCGGGAATCGGTTTTGCTATGGGATTAGAGCGTTTGGTACTGATGCTTGAAACCTTAGAGCTTGACGAAGTGCGCCGCAGTGTCGATGTCTACATGGTCACCGCAGGCGAAGGCACTATGATGGCGGGGATGAAACTCGCCGAGCAATTGCGTGAAGACGTCGAGGGCATTCGTGTCATGAGTCACTTTGGTGGCGGCAATTTTAAGAAGCAATTTAAGCGCGCTGATAAAGTGGGGGCTGTCGTGGCCTTGGTTCTGGGTGAAAATGAAGTTGCCCAAAACACCGTGGTCCTAAAAGATTTGGTTGGCGGCGAACAAACCACCTACGCACAAAGCGAAATCGCACAACGCATTCGCGAGTTAATCTAG
- a CDS encoding tetratricopeptide repeat protein, with the protein MELYDTEEQQVEAIKSWWAQYGNALIAGVVIGVGGLIGWHYYQEGQTTKTHDASHQYTEVMQTLTTQGVDASQSVSDFIDNNPVTEYSVLAAMQLAKAYVQAQDFDNALQQLRWAKENNQEEKLEPLLTFDIARIEKEQGDLTKAEQTLNGLTDEAWKGRVAELRGDIALQKGDQQAAYTAYTQAQQEQDASQLLALKLDDLAQ; encoded by the coding sequence GTGGAACTTTACGATACTGAAGAGCAACAAGTCGAAGCCATCAAAAGTTGGTGGGCTCAATACGGTAATGCCTTAATTGCGGGCGTTGTGATTGGTGTGGGTGGCCTGATTGGTTGGCACTACTACCAAGAAGGGCAAACCACAAAGACGCACGACGCTTCTCACCAATATACTGAAGTGATGCAAACCCTCACCACACAAGGTGTTGATGCGAGTCAAAGTGTCAGTGATTTTATTGATAATAACCCGGTGACCGAGTATTCCGTGTTGGCGGCAATGCAGTTGGCCAAAGCGTATGTACAAGCGCAAGACTTTGACAACGCATTACAACAACTTCGCTGGGCCAAAGAAAATAATCAAGAAGAAAAACTGGAACCGCTATTAACGTTTGATATTGCTCGAATTGAGAAAGAGCAGGGTGACCTTACCAAGGCAGAGCAAACGCTTAATGGCCTCACTGATGAAGCGTGGAAAGGGCGTGTGGCTGAGCTACGCGGTGATATTGCTTTGCAAAAAGGCGATCAGCAAGCGGCTTATACCGCTTATACACAAGCGCAACAAGAGCAAGATGCCAGTCAACTACTCGCGCTCAAACTAGATGATTTAGCACAGTAA
- the bamB gene encoding outer membrane protein assembly factor BamB produces MKQTLTKALMSLAVVSALVGCAGEEDAIVMAPLPLVENQFETQTEWRASVGDGVEHYFSRLAPLYAYDKVFVASRDGVIKALSPDQGDRVWKVELDDDDDARLSGGLSAAYGKLYVGTENGQVYALNEETGDTQWRVQIGGEILSKPLADNNLIMINTSQGELVALNPDNGEQVWSITVDEPNLSLRGDSSPAAVSGGVFWGTANGRLAAAISERGQLLWQQSIGSPQGSTEIDRLVDVDSSPVIIGSDLYIVGINGNLTSIDLRSGKPRWKRRYSSAIDMATDGSDLFLVTDKDHLVAVDARSGTELWQNKQLQYRLLTAPKLIDGYLVVGDAEGYLHWLDPDTGDFVAQQEIDDSGFAVGPVSVDDGYVIMTRDGDIKKLKIRR; encoded by the coding sequence ATGAAGCAAACACTTACAAAAGCTTTGATGAGCTTGGCCGTGGTCAGTGCCTTAGTGGGGTGTGCTGGTGAAGAAGATGCCATTGTGATGGCGCCTCTCCCTTTGGTTGAAAACCAATTTGAGACCCAGACTGAATGGCGCGCGAGTGTCGGTGACGGTGTTGAGCATTATTTCTCTCGCCTTGCCCCGCTTTATGCTTACGATAAAGTTTTTGTCGCAAGTCGCGATGGGGTGATCAAGGCACTTTCCCCTGATCAAGGGGATCGAGTATGGAAAGTTGAGTTAGATGACGACGATGACGCCCGGTTATCCGGTGGGCTGAGCGCCGCTTACGGCAAGCTTTACGTCGGGACTGAAAATGGTCAGGTGTACGCGCTCAATGAAGAGACGGGTGACACACAATGGCGTGTACAAATCGGTGGGGAAATTTTGTCTAAGCCTTTGGCTGACAATAACCTTATCATGATCAATACCAGTCAAGGCGAGTTGGTCGCTCTGAACCCGGATAATGGTGAGCAAGTCTGGTCGATTACCGTTGATGAACCAAATCTGTCTCTGCGCGGCGACAGTTCGCCAGCCGCCGTTTCGGGGGGCGTCTTTTGGGGTACTGCCAACGGCCGTCTCGCCGCTGCGATTTCTGAGCGTGGACAATTGCTTTGGCAACAGTCGATAGGCTCACCTCAAGGCTCGACAGAAATTGATCGTCTTGTCGATGTTGACAGTTCACCGGTTATCATTGGCAGTGATTTATATATTGTAGGGATCAATGGCAACTTGACGTCAATAGATTTGCGATCTGGCAAACCGCGTTGGAAGCGCCGTTACTCCTCTGCCATTGACATGGCGACCGATGGTTCCGATTTATTCTTAGTTACAGATAAAGATCACCTGGTCGCGGTTGATGCACGAAGTGGCACGGAACTTTGGCAAAACAAACAGTTGCAGTATCGCTTACTGACGGCGCCTAAGTTGATCGATGGTTATTTAGTGGTTGGGGATGCCGAAGGGTATCTGCACTGGCTTGACCCCGATACCGGTGACTTTGTTGCTCAGCAAGAGATCGATGATAGCGGTTTTGCCGTAGGGCCCGTATCCGTGGACGATGGCTATGTGATCATGACCCGCGATGGCGACATAAAGAAACTTAAGATCCGTCGCTAA
- the der gene encoding ribosome biogenesis GTPase Der yields MVPVVALVGRPNVGKSTLFNRLTRTRDALVADFPGLTRDRKYGQAKLGDHDFIVIDTGGIDGTETGVETKMAEQSLSAINEADVVLFLVDGRAGRTPADEAIATHLRKIEKPTMLVVNKIDGVDGDAACSDFWQLGVENMYQIAAAHGRGVTALLERALHPFIESLIENEMGEIQDLSELEDSEEESFDYSEAEAEEIHARLQAQPIKLAIIGRPNVGKSTLTNRILGEERVVVYDMPGTTRDSIYIPMERNGREYVLIDTAGVRRRGRIDETVEKFSVVKTLQAIEDANVVLVVIDARENISDQDLSLLGFALNAGRSVVLAVNKWDGLDTDVKDHVKKELDRRLGFVDFARLHFISALHGTGVGHLFESVEEAYRSATTRVSTSVLTRIMKMATEDHQPPMVRGRRVKLKYAHAGGYNPPIVVIHGNMVNELPDSYKRYLMNYYRKSLEIVGTPIRVVFQNSDNPFEGKTNKLTLSQERKRKRMMSAVKNRK; encoded by the coding sequence ATGGTTCCTGTTGTTGCCCTTGTTGGGCGTCCCAACGTAGGCAAATCCACCTTATTCAATCGTTTAACGCGCACGCGTGACGCTTTGGTGGCAGACTTCCCTGGTTTGACGCGCGACCGTAAGTACGGACAAGCCAAGCTGGGTGATCACGACTTCATCGTCATTGATACCGGTGGTATTGATGGTACGGAGACCGGGGTAGAAACCAAAATGGCTGAGCAGTCACTGTCTGCAATTAACGAAGCAGATGTGGTGCTATTTCTTGTTGATGGTCGCGCCGGGCGTACGCCTGCCGATGAAGCCATCGCGACCCACCTGAGAAAAATCGAAAAACCGACCATGTTGGTGGTGAACAAAATTGATGGTGTCGATGGCGATGCCGCGTGTTCCGATTTTTGGCAGTTGGGCGTTGAAAACATGTATCAAATTGCTGCGGCACATGGCCGTGGTGTGACCGCATTGCTGGAACGAGCCTTACATCCTTTTATCGAGTCTTTGATCGAAAATGAAATGGGCGAAATTCAAGATCTGTCTGAACTTGAAGACAGCGAAGAAGAAAGCTTTGATTACAGTGAAGCGGAAGCGGAAGAAATTCACGCTCGTTTACAGGCTCAGCCGATCAAACTGGCCATTATTGGTCGCCCAAATGTGGGTAAATCCACATTGACCAACCGCATTCTCGGTGAAGAGCGCGTCGTGGTTTACGATATGCCTGGCACCACTCGGGATTCGATTTATATCCCGATGGAGCGCAATGGCCGTGAGTACGTGTTGATCGATACCGCTGGTGTTCGACGTCGTGGCCGTATTGATGAAACGGTTGAGAAGTTTTCGGTGGTAAAAACACTGCAAGCCATCGAAGATGCCAACGTTGTATTGGTCGTGATCGATGCGAGAGAAAATATTTCTGATCAAGATCTAAGCTTATTGGGCTTTGCATTGAATGCGGGTCGATCTGTTGTCTTAGCCGTCAATAAATGGGACGGATTAGATACCGATGTAAAAGATCATGTGAAAAAAGAATTGGATCGCCGTTTGGGGTTTGTTGATTTTGCGCGCTTGCACTTTATTTCCGCCTTGCACGGTACCGGCGTTGGCCACTTGTTTGAATCGGTAGAAGAAGCATACCGCTCTGCAACGACGCGTGTCAGTACGTCGGTATTAACCCGTATTATGAAAATGGCGACAGAAGATCACCAGCCGCCAATGGTACGTGGTCGACGTGTTAAATTAAAATACGCGCACGCCGGTGGTTATAACCCACCGATTGTGGTCATTCACGGTAACATGGTCAATGAGTTACCGGACTCTTATAAACGTTATTTGATGAATTACTACCGCAAATCGCTGGAGATAGTCGGTACACCCATTCGCGTGGTTTTCCAAAATAGCGACAACCCTTTTGAAGGTAAAACCAATAAGTTGACCCTTTCTCAAGAACGAAAACGCAAACGTATGATGTCCGCGGTTAAAAACCGTAAATAA
- a CDS encoding bifunctional tRNA (adenosine(37)-C2)-methyltransferase TrmG/ribosomal RNA large subunit methyltransferase RlmN produces MTTDKINLLDFDRQGLRQFFAEELDEKAFRADQVMKWIYHFGCDDFDAMTNLNKKLREKLKQRCHIVAPEVSAAQHSNDGTIKWAMRVGNQDVETVYIPEDDRATLCVSSQVGCALDCKFCSTAQQGFNRNLKVSEIIGQVWRAAREIGVEKETGRRPITNVVMMGMGEPLLNMKNLMPALRLMLDDLAFGLSKRRVTVSTSGVVSGLDQMTGNIDVALAISLHAPNDQLRSEIMPINDRWDIDDFLASVRRYIASSNANRGKVTVEYILLDHVNDDMDHARELAQLMKDTPCKINLIPFNPYPGSPYKKPSNSRIDRFMKTLTAEGYTVTVRKTRGDDIDAACGQLVGDVVDRTKRTQRAAELAQNAIPFKSI; encoded by the coding sequence ATGACCACAGATAAAATCAATTTACTTGACTTTGATCGCCAAGGCTTACGCCAGTTTTTTGCTGAAGAATTGGATGAAAAAGCCTTTCGTGCTGACCAAGTAATGAAGTGGATCTATCACTTTGGTTGCGATGATTTCGACGCCATGACCAATCTCAATAAAAAGTTGAGAGAAAAGCTCAAACAGCGTTGCCATATTGTTGCGCCAGAAGTGTCTGCCGCTCAGCACTCTAATGACGGTACTATCAAGTGGGCCATGCGAGTCGGCAATCAAGACGTGGAAACCGTGTATATTCCTGAAGATGATCGCGCGACCTTGTGTGTTTCTTCTCAGGTGGGGTGTGCATTGGATTGTAAGTTTTGCTCGACTGCTCAGCAGGGCTTTAACCGCAACTTAAAAGTGTCTGAGATCATCGGTCAGGTTTGGCGTGCAGCTCGCGAGATCGGGGTCGAAAAAGAAACGGGACGCCGCCCAATTACTAATGTGGTCATGATGGGGATGGGCGAGCCGTTACTGAACATGAAAAACCTGATGCCAGCGCTGCGTTTAATGCTAGACGACTTGGCTTTTGGTCTGTCTAAACGTCGAGTGACGGTGTCAACATCAGGGGTTGTCTCTGGCCTTGATCAAATGACAGGGAATATTGATGTTGCATTGGCCATTTCATTACATGCGCCAAATGATCAATTGCGCAGTGAAATCATGCCAATTAATGATCGTTGGGATATCGATGACTTTTTAGCATCGGTGCGTCGATACATCGCCTCTTCCAATGCCAACCGCGGTAAAGTCACGGTTGAGTACATTTTGCTGGATCACGTCAATGATGATATGGATCACGCGAGAGAGTTGGCACAATTGATGAAAGACACGCCGTGTAAAATCAACTTAATTCCGTTTAACCCATACCCGGGCTCACCATATAAAAAACCGAGTAACTCGCGTATTGATCGCTTTATGAAAACCCTGACTGCAGAAGGGTATACGGTGACGGTGCGCAAAACGCGTGGTGACGATATTGATGCGGCGTGTGGCCAGTTAGTCGGTGATGTAGTAGATCGGACTAAGCGAACGCAAAGAGCGGCAGAGTTGGCCCAAAATGCCATTCCTTTCAAAAGTATTTAA